The following coding sequences lie in one Cloacibacillus sp. genomic window:
- a CDS encoding saccharopine dehydrogenase family protein — MVKMKKALLMGFGLQGRGALYDLLKYGNFNEIRVFDNRSDLEDALSDFKAETTEIIPIKGSVSNRELLESSMSGVDVAICLLPRDFALPMAELAVEMGINYTCASYMGSFCSDNESRERQVRRLEKLASEAKRKNVTVLTQCGLDPGLDLLLAGEAVRQFDKVTDFISYGAGFPDLAAADNPLSYKFTWTVEGVMRSYYRPARIIKDGMVLDIQPNEVFYNKNTHELSIEELGGTLECFPNGDSITLADELGIRNDVHSMGRYVCRWKGHCDFWRVFANCGFLKDEKVNVRGISVDRIPFIAAVLSSEPQFFYGEHEQDVTLTWVDVTGLRDGRKFREIYQIIDKKDLESGFTSMTRTVGFVVSMGAMMILNGDLSKGGIFSPVEMPYEKTAKELKKRGIFITHISTEV; from the coding sequence ATGGTTAAGATGAAAAAGGCGTTGTTAATGGGTTTTGGCCTTCAGGGACGCGGTGCCTTATATGATCTGCTAAAATATGGCAACTTTAATGAGATCCGTGTATTCGATAACCGAAGTGATCTGGAAGATGCTCTTTCCGACTTTAAGGCGGAGACAACAGAGATAATTCCTATCAAAGGATCAGTATCCAACAGAGAGCTGCTGGAATCATCCATGTCTGGCGTTGACGTCGCGATATGCCTCCTTCCCAGAGATTTTGCGCTCCCCATGGCAGAATTAGCCGTTGAAATGGGCATAAATTATACATGCGCCTCATACATGGGTAGTTTTTGCAGCGACAACGAGTCCAGGGAGCGCCAGGTACGGCGTTTGGAAAAACTTGCTTCTGAGGCGAAAAGAAAAAACGTCACAGTATTAACACAATGCGGACTGGATCCTGGACTTGACCTCTTACTGGCAGGGGAAGCAGTCAGACAGTTTGACAAGGTGACCGACTTTATCTCCTACGGCGCAGGTTTCCCAGATTTGGCTGCGGCGGATAATCCGTTGAGCTACAAATTTACATGGACAGTAGAGGGTGTTATGCGGTCATATTACCGCCCGGCAAGAATAATTAAGGACGGGATGGTATTGGACATACAGCCTAACGAGGTTTTTTATAATAAAAACACGCACGAGCTCTCCATCGAAGAACTTGGAGGTACGCTTGAATGTTTCCCCAATGGGGATTCCATAACCTTGGCTGATGAGTTGGGAATAAGAAATGACGTTCATTCCATGGGAAGGTATGTATGTCGTTGGAAGGGACACTGTGATTTTTGGAGGGTCTTCGCAAATTGCGGCTTTCTAAAGGATGAAAAAGTAAACGTGCGTGGAATATCTGTTGATAGAATCCCATTTATTGCGGCAGTACTTTCATCAGAACCTCAATTTTTCTACGGAGAGCACGAACAGGACGTCACCCTGACATGGGTTGATGTTACCGGACTGAGAGACGGGAGAAAATTCCGAGAAATATACCAAATTATAGATAAAAAAGATTTGGAAAGCGGTTTCACCTCTATGACAAGAACTGTAGGATTTGTCGTGAGCATGGGAGCAATGATGATACTCAATGGAGATCTTTCGAAGGGAGGGATTTTCTCGCCAGTGGAAATGCCATATGAAAAAACAGCTAAAGAACTGAAAAAACGCGGCATTTTTATCACTCACATTAGTACTGAGGTTTAA
- the ilvD gene encoding dihydroxy-acid dehydratase: MNSDKAKKGYLRSPHRSLLKAAGYTDWEIERPWIGVANAYNAVIPGHVHLRTITEAVKAGIYAAGGLPIEFPVIGVCDGIAMNHEGMKFSLPSRELIMDSVEVMTRAHALDGLVLVPNCDKIIPGMAMAAAELNLPAIVISGGPMMAGQHNGRTLDLNSVFEGVGQRGAGKIDDAALQDIEDNACPGCGSCSGMFTANTMNCMMEVLGLGLPGNGTIPAVHAGRIRLAKDAGRAVMSLVEKNIRPRDILTIEAFKNAVAVDLALGGSTNTSLHLPAIAWAAGLELPLEIFNEVGAKVPHLCSMSPGGAHHIEDLWRAGGVQALMEQLLEAGLINGETITVTGATTAENVAGAKVVDAEVIRPIENPHHKEGGLAFMKGTLAPLGAIVKQAAVAPEMLVHRGPAHVFDCEEEASAAIMANKINDGDVVVIRYEGPKGGPGMREMLAPTSAIMGQGKGGTVALITDGRFSGATRGAAIGHVSPEAAVGGPIGLVEEGDEISINIPEKRLDLLVPDEVLEERRKKFVPHVQEVDSPFLNRYRAFATSGVEGGVLKKQ, from the coding sequence TTGAACAGCGATAAAGCTAAAAAAGGATACCTTCGGAGCCCCCACCGTTCATTGCTGAAGGCGGCCGGCTACACCGACTGGGAGATAGAACGCCCGTGGATTGGCGTGGCGAACGCCTATAACGCCGTCATCCCCGGCCACGTGCATCTGCGCACGATAACGGAGGCCGTCAAGGCCGGCATCTACGCCGCCGGTGGCCTGCCGATAGAATTCCCCGTTATTGGCGTCTGCGACGGCATCGCGATGAACCATGAGGGAATGAAATTCTCGCTGCCTAGCCGCGAACTGATCATGGACTCGGTCGAAGTCATGACGCGCGCCCACGCGCTCGACGGCCTCGTGCTGGTACCGAACTGTGACAAGATCATCCCAGGAATGGCGATGGCGGCGGCGGAGCTCAATCTGCCCGCGATAGTGATCTCCGGCGGGCCGATGATGGCTGGACAGCACAACGGCCGTACCCTTGACCTTAACAGCGTCTTTGAGGGTGTCGGACAGCGCGGCGCGGGAAAGATCGACGACGCGGCGCTTCAGGATATAGAGGACAACGCCTGCCCCGGCTGCGGTTCCTGCTCCGGCATGTTCACCGCCAATACGATGAACTGCATGATGGAGGTGCTCGGCCTCGGCCTGCCCGGGAACGGCACCATCCCCGCCGTACACGCGGGGCGTATCCGTCTCGCTAAGGATGCCGGACGCGCGGTCATGAGCCTTGTGGAAAAAAATATCCGTCCGCGCGACATCCTCACGATAGAGGCCTTTAAAAACGCCGTCGCGGTGGACCTTGCGCTTGGCGGTTCGACGAACACCTCGCTCCATCTGCCCGCGATCGCCTGGGCGGCTGGGCTTGAGCTGCCCCTGGAGATATTCAATGAGGTCGGCGCGAAGGTGCCGCATCTTTGCTCGATGAGCCCCGGCGGCGCGCATCATATTGAGGACCTCTGGCGCGCGGGCGGCGTACAGGCTTTGATGGAACAGCTGCTTGAGGCCGGCCTCATAAACGGTGAAACTATCACCGTCACCGGCGCCACGACGGCGGAAAATGTCGCCGGCGCCAAGGTCGTCGACGCGGAAGTTATTCGTCCCATTGAGAATCCGCACCATAAAGAGGGCGGCCTCGCCTTCATGAAGGGTACCCTCGCGCCGCTCGGCGCAATCGTCAAACAGGCGGCGGTGGCTCCGGAAATGCTTGTCCACAGAGGACCGGCGCACGTCTTTGACTGTGAGGAAGAGGCGAGCGCCGCAATCATGGCGAACAAGATAAACGACGGCGATGTCGTCGTCATCCGCTACGAGGGGCCGAAGGGCGGTCCCGGCATGCGCGAGATGCTTGCCCCCACCTCGGCGATCATGGGCCAGGGCAAGGGCGGCACCGTAGCGCTTATCACCGACGGCAGATTCTCCGGTGCGACGCGCGGCGCGGCCATCGGCCACGTCTCGCCCGAGGCGGCGGTTGGCGGTCCTATCGGCCTTGTCGAGGAGGGTGACGAAATATCCATCAACATTCCGGAAAAACGTCTCGACCTTCTCGTGCCGGACGAGGTGCTGGAAGAACGCCGCAAGAAGTTCGTTCCCCACGTCCAGGAGGTCGACAGCCCCTTCCTGAACCGCTACCGCGCCTTCGCCACAAGCGGAGTCGAGGGCGGCGTGCTGAAGAAGCAGTAA
- the ilvN gene encoding acetolactate synthase small subunit — protein MKSTFSIVSEDSPGVLMRIASLIYRRGYNIESLSVGRTDVPGLSRFTVIIEGEEGVYDQIRKQLMKLIEVIEVQNLTKDGPFVERWLSLVKVMAPVERRPHILQTAEIFRCRVVDLGSDAITLEVTGDRGKVEACMAALKPYGILETAGSGQVALARTGFEN, from the coding sequence TTGAAGAGTACTTTCAGCATTGTTTCCGAAGACAGTCCGGGTGTGCTCATGCGCATAGCGAGTCTCATCTATCGCCGCGGATACAACATCGAGAGCCTCAGCGTCGGACGCACCGACGTCCCCGGTCTTTCGCGCTTCACGGTGATCATTGAGGGTGAAGAGGGAGTCTATGACCAGATACGCAAGCAGCTTATGAAGCTTATAGAGGTCATTGAGGTGCAGAACCTTACCAAGGACGGTCCCTTTGTGGAGCGCTGGCTCTCGCTCGTCAAGGTCATGGCTCCGGTGGAGCGCAGGCCGCACATCCTTCAGACGGCGGAGATATTCCGCTGCCGCGTGGTAGACCTCGGCTCCGACGCCATCACGCTTGAGGTGACGGGAGACAGGGGCAAGGTGGAGGCCTGCATGGCGGCGCTCAAGCCCTACGGCATCCTGGAGACGGCCGGTTCCGGACAGGTGGCGCTCGCGCGCACCGGTTTCGAGAACTGA
- a CDS encoding dihydroxy-acid dehydratase, whose translation MICLARDGGSIDFVEEGDEISINISEKRLDLLVPDEVLKKQ comes from the coding sequence ATGATATGTCTCGCCCGAGATGGCGGTTCCATTGACTTTGTCGAAGAGGGCGACGAAATATCCATCAACATTTCGGAAAAACGTCTCGACCTTCTTGTGCCGGACGAGGTGCTGAAGAAGCAGTAA
- a CDS encoding MBL fold metallo-hydrolase gives MKITMLGTGNALVTECYNTCFVLSEGDRHFLVDGGGGNTVLRQLKRAGIDWKSIKDIFVTHGYVDHLLGIIWMVRMICQYMRQGEYEGEANIYAHEELISLLNGTAHALLPEKDTRFIGRRLHLIPIADGGERQVIGRKTVFFDIHSAKAKQFGFTVSLGNGERLTCCGDEPYSEYERSYAEKSKWLLHEAFCLHAQADIFHPYEKSHSTVKDAAITAERLGVKNLLLYHTEDKNIADRKSLYLAEGRKYFNGNIFVPNDLETIEL, from the coding sequence TTGAAGATTACAATGCTGGGAACTGGCAACGCCCTCGTAACAGAATGCTACAACACCTGTTTCGTCCTCAGCGAGGGAGACCGTCATTTTTTAGTGGACGGCGGCGGCGGGAATACCGTCCTACGACAGCTGAAAAGGGCCGGAATCGATTGGAAGAGTATAAAAGATATTTTCGTAACGCATGGATACGTCGACCACCTGCTTGGCATCATCTGGATGGTGCGCATGATCTGCCAGTATATGAGACAGGGAGAATATGAGGGCGAGGCGAATATCTATGCCCATGAGGAGCTGATCTCGCTCCTAAACGGAACGGCGCACGCGCTGCTGCCGGAAAAGGATACCCGTTTCATCGGCCGCAGGCTGCACCTGATTCCCATCGCCGACGGCGGGGAGCGGCAGGTAATCGGGCGAAAGACTGTATTTTTCGACATCCATTCCGCCAAGGCGAAGCAGTTTGGCTTTACCGTCAGCCTGGGGAACGGAGAAAGACTCACCTGCTGCGGCGACGAGCCTTACAGCGAATATGAGCGTTCCTACGCCGAAAAGAGCAAGTGGCTCCTGCACGAGGCCTTTTGCCTGCACGCGCAGGCTGATATATTCCATCCCTATGAAAAAAGCCATTCCACCGTAAAGGACGCCGCAATCACCGCCGAAAGGCTGGGGGTAAAAAATCTGCTCCTCTACCACACAGAGGACAAAAATATCGCGGACCGCAAATCGCTATACCTGGCTGAGGGGCGCAAATATTTTAACGGAAATATCTTCGTGCCAAACGATCTGGAGACCATCGAGCTATAG
- a CDS encoding GntR family transcriptional regulator — MKETNNTQHTAEERATKAIVQLIIDHKYLPGEKLLEVDLAQELGMSRTPIRSALRKLAAEGFLDMQANRGCLVPFLTLDDMERLFNFRAELEGFASFEAAKNITEPQIEELKALIEMEKNLYPQADALNYNKINEKIHKCIITASQNDYLIRSFRSVFLRSELYIFYYDRFCREKKPKTEYLDAPQSHHSIKDHEKLLRAMIENEPEVAKIIAVRHVLATAEQLRKAFFIMGPKIFDS; from the coding sequence TTGAAAGAAACAAATAATACTCAGCATACCGCTGAGGAACGGGCGACAAAGGCCATAGTACAACTGATCATTGACCATAAATATCTGCCCGGCGAAAAACTCCTGGAAGTTGACCTTGCTCAGGAGCTGGGAATGAGCAGAACTCCCATAAGAAGTGCGCTTAGAAAACTGGCTGCCGAAGGTTTTCTGGATATGCAGGCAAACAGAGGATGCCTTGTGCCATTTTTAACGCTGGATGATATGGAACGCCTCTTCAATTTCAGAGCGGAATTGGAAGGCTTCGCATCCTTTGAGGCGGCTAAAAATATTACAGAACCTCAAATAGAGGAATTAAAGGCATTAATTGAAATGGAAAAAAACCTTTACCCTCAAGCTGACGCTCTAAACTACAATAAGATTAATGAAAAAATCCATAAATGTATAATTACCGCCTCACAAAACGACTACCTGATAAGATCTTTCAGATCGGTGTTTCTCAGGTCCGAGCTCTATATTTTCTACTATGACCGTTTCTGCCGGGAAAAAAAGCCCAAAACCGAGTATCTTGACGCACCACAGTCACATCACTCAATAAAAGACCACGAAAAACTTCTCAGAGCTATGATTGAAAATGAGCCGGAGGTGGCTAAAATCATCGCCGTCCGTCATGTGCTAGCAACAGCGGAACAGCTCAGAAAAGCATTTTTTATTATGGGACCTAAAATTTTCGATTCTTAA
- a CDS encoding Na+/H+ antiporter NhaC family protein: MNVMENFGFLSILPPALAIILAVITKNVLVSLFSSIFLGAVILFNGNVFYAVPALFRDFLFKQAADGYNASVIVLVFFIGGMVMLVTSSGGAEALAVTATRRINSRKKAMLSAWMLGLLIWFSDFANGMLVGPIFQPITDRLKISHEKLAWIVDSTSAPVCMLVPISGFGIFAMSCIEKEFTAYNVNMPVWDAFLQTIPLQFYCIGALVMIPLIACIGLDFGPMAKAEERVLTSGKLHWDHAQPMGLGEPPILSNDAKPRISLVIYPIIAVFVIFFAILIANGFPYEKIVGVNIRTGLTTGYFVGGMICFGLMILYKIRNFKETFNIYLDGMKNNLFLVMTLLFAWSLSSVCKQLGTAQYIVHIVQGNLPVYFVAPIFFVVGAIISFATGTSYGTFAILIPIAIPMSISLGAPMIATLAAVFSGGIFGDHCSPISDTTLLASMGAACDHIEHVKTQLPYAIMVGVVTFAGYMLSYWVNSPIVLALSAVVGVCAITLIFSKIHGVNVSGKI; the protein is encoded by the coding sequence ATGAACGTAATGGAAAACTTTGGGTTTTTGTCAATACTGCCTCCAGCACTTGCAATAATATTAGCGGTCATAACAAAAAATGTTTTAGTTTCACTTTTCAGCAGTATTTTTTTAGGTGCCGTGATTCTCTTTAACGGAAACGTTTTTTACGCCGTCCCCGCACTTTTCCGTGATTTTCTGTTCAAACAGGCAGCCGATGGATACAACGCCAGCGTTATCGTACTGGTATTTTTTATCGGCGGGATGGTTATGCTCGTAACAAGTTCCGGCGGAGCCGAGGCTCTGGCTGTGACAGCAACCAGGCGCATAAACAGCAGAAAGAAGGCAATGTTGAGCGCGTGGATGTTAGGGTTACTGATATGGTTTTCTGATTTTGCAAACGGAATGTTGGTGGGACCCATTTTTCAGCCAATTACCGACAGATTAAAAATAAGCCATGAAAAGCTGGCTTGGATCGTCGATTCTACCTCAGCCCCAGTGTGCATGCTTGTTCCAATATCAGGATTCGGTATATTCGCGATGAGCTGCATAGAAAAGGAATTTACCGCCTACAACGTCAACATGCCTGTATGGGATGCCTTTTTACAGACGATACCTCTGCAATTTTATTGTATTGGCGCACTCGTCATGATTCCATTGATAGCATGTATCGGACTCGATTTCGGTCCAATGGCAAAGGCGGAAGAGCGTGTACTCACATCAGGAAAACTTCACTGGGATCACGCGCAGCCTATGGGACTTGGAGAACCTCCTATTCTCTCAAATGACGCTAAACCAAGAATATCTCTCGTCATATATCCTATCATAGCAGTATTTGTCATATTCTTTGCAATACTTATCGCAAATGGTTTTCCGTACGAGAAAATCGTTGGCGTTAATATCAGGACAGGACTGACCACAGGATATTTTGTTGGAGGCATGATCTGTTTTGGATTAATGATTCTCTACAAAATCCGTAATTTTAAGGAAACTTTCAACATCTATCTTGATGGAATGAAAAACAATCTCTTCCTCGTTATGACGCTGCTCTTCGCATGGTCACTCAGTTCCGTATGTAAGCAGCTTGGTACAGCTCAATATATCGTACACATTGTTCAAGGTAATTTACCCGTTTATTTCGTAGCGCCAATATTCTTTGTAGTCGGCGCGATAATAAGTTTCGCGACAGGGACTTCTTATGGCACATTCGCAATCCTTATTCCAATCGCGATACCTATGTCAATAAGCCTCGGCGCGCCTATGATCGCAACGTTAGCCGCCGTTTTCAGCGGTGGTATTTTTGGTGATCACTGTTCTCCTATCTCCGATACTACACTGCTGGCATCAATGGGAGCTGCATGTGACCATATTGAGCATGTAAAGACACAGCTGCCATACGCGATTATGGTCGGAGTTGTAACGTTCGCCGGATATATGTTGTCATACTGGGTCAACAGTCCAATAGTACTGGCACTGTCCGCCGTAGTCGGAGTTTGCGCGATAACGCTTATATTCAGTAAAATACATGGCGTCAATGTATCTGGTAAAATATAA
- the ilvC gene encoding ketol-acid reductoisomerase has translation MAKVYYDRDADLAFLNGKTVAVIGYGSQGHAHAQNLRDSGAKVIIALHEGSKSKAKAEADGFEVYTVQEAAKLADLIMFLMPDHMQADIFKNQVMPNMKPEAKLLFAHGFAVHFGQIVPPASHDVFMVAPKGPGHMVRAMYKEGKGVPCLIAIYQDASGKAKEFALAYASAIGGGRAGIIETTFREETETDLFGEQAVLCGGVTELMQQGFKTLVEAGYQPEMAYFECINEMKLIVDMIFEGGMSWMRYSISDTAKYGDMTAGPRVIGEESRKAMKQLLTEIQDGTFARDWILENQTGRPRMKKWAKAAQEAPCEAVGKELRKMMPWMEQKEVPKF, from the coding sequence ATGGCAAAGGTTTATTACGACCGCGACGCGGACCTCGCATTTCTGAACGGCAAGACGGTAGCGGTGATCGGCTACGGCAGTCAGGGGCACGCGCACGCGCAGAATCTGCGCGACAGCGGCGCCAAGGTAATCATCGCCCTGCATGAGGGAAGCAAGTCGAAGGCGAAGGCCGAGGCCGACGGTTTTGAAGTTTATACGGTGCAGGAGGCGGCGAAGCTTGCCGACCTTATCATGTTCCTCATGCCCGACCATATGCAGGCCGACATCTTCAAGAACCAGGTGATGCCGAACATGAAGCCCGAGGCGAAACTTCTCTTCGCGCACGGCTTCGCGGTGCATTTCGGACAGATCGTGCCGCCCGCGTCGCACGACGTATTTATGGTAGCTCCGAAGGGGCCCGGCCATATGGTGCGCGCCATGTATAAAGAGGGCAAGGGCGTTCCCTGTCTCATCGCCATCTACCAGGACGCCAGCGGCAAAGCGAAGGAATTCGCGCTCGCATACGCCTCGGCGATCGGCGGCGGACGCGCGGGCATCATCGAGACAACCTTCCGTGAAGAGACCGAGACCGACCTCTTCGGCGAACAGGCTGTCCTCTGCGGCGGCGTGACGGAGCTGATGCAGCAGGGCTTCAAGACGCTGGTGGAAGCCGGTTACCAGCCTGAGATGGCCTACTTCGAGTGCATCAACGAGATGAAGCTTATCGTAGACATGATCTTTGAGGGCGGCATGAGCTGGATGCGCTACAGCATCAGCGACACCGCGAAGTACGGTGATATGACGGCGGGGCCGCGCGTCATCGGCGAAGAGTCGCGCAAGGCTATGAAGCAGCTGCTTACCGAGATACAGGACGGTACCTTCGCGCGCGACTGGATACTTGAGAACCAGACCGGACGTCCCCGCATGAAGAAGTGGGCGAAGGCGGCACAGGAGGCTCCCTGCGAAGCGGTGGGCAAAGAACTGCGCAAGATGATGCCCTGGATGGAGCAAAAAGAAGTTCCCAAATTTTAA
- the ilvB gene encoding biosynthetic-type acetolactate synthase large subunit, with product MAKMNGAQMVVKALEDEGVSTVFGLPGGTVIHLYDALYDSKLNHILMRHEQAASHAADGYARTSGKPGVCIATSGPGATNLVTGIATANLDSVPMVAITGQVATTVIGTDAFQEADIVGASLPLVKHSFQVRTPDQVQSTIHKAFYIASTGRPGPVLVDVPADVQKGMGDYKYSTQLDFLGYHPENLYDVRQLEAAVSLIEHAERPVIFAGGGVIRSGASELLTGFALKYEIPVTTTLLGKGAFPESHPSGLSLGMAGMHGHPVANRALMGADVIIAIGSRFSDRTTGNRQRFAADAKIIHIDLDAAEIDKAIETDVWLVGDASRVIEALSKAMKKKIADHSEWNKTLSEIRTKEPMPRHEYSGEIAPWQVLETLHELTKGEAVVTTEVGQNQMWAAQHLHVEAPRRFLSSGGLGTMGFGFPAAMGAAYACPGQTVCCIAGDGSLMMNIQELDTCARYDIPVKVILLNNACLGNVRQWQQFFYDHRYSNTIYNRTPDFVKLSEAMGVPGYAASRPEELRPTLEKVLAEPGPALIDIRIPQGALIMPMVYPGNSLDNMVTG from the coding sequence ATGGCGAAAATGAACGGGGCTCAGATGGTCGTCAAGGCGCTGGAGGACGAGGGAGTCAGCACCGTCTTCGGACTGCCCGGCGGTACGGTCATCCATCTTTATGACGCTCTTTATGATTCAAAATTAAACCACATACTGATGCGCCACGAACAGGCGGCCTCTCACGCGGCGGACGGTTACGCGCGCACGAGCGGCAAGCCGGGGGTCTGCATCGCAACCTCGGGCCCCGGCGCCACAAATCTTGTAACGGGGATTGCCACGGCGAACCTTGACTCGGTGCCGATGGTGGCGATCACGGGACAGGTGGCGACGACGGTGATCGGCACGGACGCCTTTCAGGAGGCGGATATCGTCGGCGCGAGCCTGCCGCTCGTCAAACACAGCTTTCAGGTGCGCACGCCGGACCAGGTGCAGTCGACGATCCACAAGGCCTTTTACATCGCCTCCACAGGGCGTCCGGGACCGGTTCTTGTAGACGTGCCGGCCGACGTCCAGAAGGGCATGGGAGATTATAAATATTCGACGCAGCTCGACTTTCTGGGCTATCATCCCGAAAACCTGTACGATGTCAGGCAGCTTGAAGCGGCAGTCTCGCTGATCGAGCACGCCGAGCGCCCCGTGATCTTCGCGGGCGGCGGCGTCATCCGCTCCGGAGCCTCCGAGCTGCTTACCGGCTTCGCGCTCAAATACGAAATACCGGTCACTACAACGCTGCTTGGCAAGGGCGCCTTCCCCGAGTCTCATCCGAGCGGCCTTTCGCTCGGCATGGCCGGTATGCACGGACACCCCGTGGCGAACCGCGCGCTGATGGGGGCGGACGTCATCATCGCCATCGGTTCGCGCTTCAGCGACCGCACGACTGGAAACCGCCAGCGCTTCGCCGCCGACGCGAAGATCATCCATATCGATCTGGACGCGGCGGAGATTGACAAGGCGATAGAGACCGACGTCTGGCTTGTCGGCGACGCCTCCCGCGTTATCGAGGCCCTCTCCAAGGCGATGAAGAAAAAGATCGCCGATCACAGCGAATGGAACAAGACTCTCTCGGAGATACGTACGAAAGAGCCGATGCCGCGCCATGAATACAGCGGCGAGATCGCACCCTGGCAGGTGCTGGAGACGCTTCATGAACTGACGAAGGGCGAAGCCGTCGTCACCACTGAAGTGGGTCAGAACCAGATGTGGGCCGCGCAGCACCTCCATGTCGAGGCTCCGCGCCGTTTCCTCAGCTCCGGCGGCCTTGGTACCATGGGCTTCGGGTTCCCCGCGGCGATGGGTGCCGCCTATGCCTGCCCCGGACAGACCGTCTGCTGCATCGCGGGCGACGGCAGCCTTATGATGAACATTCAGGAGCTCGACACCTGCGCGCGCTACGACATCCCCGTGAAGGTGATCCTGCTTAACAACGCCTGTCTTGGCAACGTGCGGCAGTGGCAGCAGTTCTTCTATGATCACCGCTACTCCAACACGATATATAACCGCACTCCTGACTTTGTCAAACTGTCCGAGGCGATGGGCGTTCCCGGATATGCCGCCTCGCGTCCCGAAGAGCTGCGTCCGACGCTCGAAAAGGTACTTGCCGAACCCGGCCCCGCGCTGATCGACATCAGGATACCGCAGGGAGCCCTGATAATGCCGATGGTGTATCCCGGAAACTCATTAGACAACATGGTCACAGGATAG